The Vicia villosa cultivar HV-30 ecotype Madison, WI unplaced genomic scaffold, Vvil1.0 ctg.000659F_1_1, whole genome shotgun sequence genome has a window encoding:
- the LOC131630201 gene encoding G-type lectin S-receptor-like serine/threonine-protein kinase At1g11330, which translates to MDILYLSYSTIMILSNFKNLISFFNFITLLLCCSSFTTSSSLQFIKDNQTLSSNSGNFTLGFFTPQNSTNRYVGIWCKTQDFVIWVANRNQPLINDSSGVLTISNDGNLVVLNGQKHVIWSSSLTNVTSKTNSSFTLSDYGSLILKETTTGNTIWESFQQPSNALLPTMKFTSNMKLTSWKTPSDPSTGSFSLSIERLKIPEVFIRNGSRPYWRSGPWNNQIFIGIQNMESLYLNGFHFEKDSTSGTVDLYFRADDFGLLIYALNPQGQMHENSWSIEKEEWIDTWTSYRSDCDVYGFCGPYGICNSKGSPICSCLEGFEARNKQEWNQKNWTNGCVRKKLLQCEDANNQSKSSHGNEADSFLKLSTVKVPDFAELSSNEQDECKNQCLTNCSCTAYSYVADIGCMSWNGNLIDIQQFQTGGTDLYIRVPYVELDISDKEHKGTIIIAVSVSIGIIIIVIVAYFIWIKASKPARIKKQHRIFHFHKIVKPEEHTNENVIGELSQAKLQELLLFNFEKLASATNNFHSSNKLGQGGFGPVYKGILEDGKEIAVKRLSRSSGQGLVEFMNEVLVISKLQHRNLVRLLGCCIERNEKMLMYEFMSNGSLDAYIFDPSRNKLLDWEKRFGIIEGIARGLLYLHRDSRLKIIHRDLKASNILLDEEMNPKISDFGMARIFGVSEDHANTQRIVGTYGYMAPEYAMQGVFSDKSDVFSFGVLLIEIVCGRRNSSFYEHENSLTLLGFAWTQWREGSIICLIEPEIYDESHHKNILRCIHIGLLCVQESAVDRPTMATVISMLNSEIMELPPARQPAFLLMQNMMNTVCSEERNEVYSNNAVTVTDLHGR; encoded by the exons ATGGACATACTTTATCTTTCTTATTCTACAATAATGATTTTAAGCAACTTCAAAAATTTGATCTCATTTTTCAACTTCATCACATTATTACTATGTTGTTCTTCATTCACCACGTCATCATCACTACAATTCATCAAAGACAATCAAACTCTAAGCTCAAATAGTGGAAATTTCACCTTAGGATTCTTCACCCCTCAAAACTCCACAAATCGTTATGTAGGAATTTGGTGCAAAACTCAAGACTTTGTTATATGGGTTGCTAACAGAAACCAACCTTTGATCAATGATTCCTCTGGAGTTCTCACAATATCAAATGATGGCAATCTTGTTGTATTGAATGGACAGAAACATGTTATTTGGTCATCAAGTTTGACCAATGTTACATCAAAAACCAATTCTAGTTTCACACTTTCAGATTATGGAAgccttattttgaaggaaacaaCAACAGGAAATACTATATGGGAGAGTTTTCAACAGCCTTCTAATGCATTATTACCAACCATGAAGTTTACAAGTAACATGAAACTCACATCCTGGAAAACTCCTTCTGATCCGTCGACCGGAAGCTTCTCTCTCAGTATCGAACGGTTGAAGATTCCAGAAGTTTTCATTCGGAACGGATCTCGGCCGTACTGGCGAAGTGGTCCGTGGAATAATCAAATCTTTATAGGGATACAAAACATGGAAAGTCTTTATCTTAACGGTTTTCATTTTGAGAAAGACAGTACGAGTGGAACcgttgatttgtatttcagagcAGACGACTTCGGACTCTTGATCTATGCCTTGAATCCGCAAGGTCAAATGCACGAAAACTCATGGAGTATTGAGAAAGAGGAATGGATAGATACATGGACTAGTTATAGATCAGATTGCGATGTTTATGGATTTTGCGGTCCATACGGAATTTGTAATTCAAAAGGGTCACCAATTTGTAGCTGTTTGGAAGGGTTTGAAGCAAGAAACAAACAAGAGTGGAATCAAAAAAATTGGACTAATGGATGTGttagaaagaaacttctacaGTGTGAAGATGCCAACAATCAAAGCAAGAGTTCACATGGTAATGAAGCAGATAGTTTTTTGAAATTGAGTACGGTAAAAGTACCCGATTTTGCAGAATTGTCATCTAATGAACAGGATGAATGCAAAAATCAGTGTTTGACGAATTGCTCTTGTACTGCATATTCGTACGTGGCTGATATCGGTTGTATGTCTTGGAATGGAAATCTAATTGATATACAACAATTCCAAACCGGAGGGACTGATCTATACATTCGTGTACCCTATGTCGAACTTGATATATCAG ATAAAGAGCATAAAGGAACAATCATCATTGCAGTTTCAGTTTCGATAGGAATTATCATTATTGTGATTGTGGCGTATTTCATTTGGATAAAGGCTTCAAAACCAG CGAGGATAAAAAAGCAGCATAGGATTTTTCATTTCCACAAAATCGTAAAACCTGAAGAACACACAAATGAAAATGTTATTGGTGAATTGTCGCAAGCTAAGCTACAAGAGCTACTGCTATTTAATTTTGAAAAGCTTGCATCTGCTACAAACAACTTTCATTCATCCAATAAACTTGGACAAGGAGGTTTTGGTCCTGTGTACAAG GGAATACTAGAAGATGGTAAAGAGATAGCGGTTAAAAGACTTTCGAGATCATCTGGACAAGGGTTAGTAGAATTCATGAATGAAGTATTAGTGATTTCTAAGCTTCAACATCGCAATCTTGTAAGGCTTTTAGGCTGTTGTATCGAAAGAAATGAAAAGATGTTGATGTATGAGTTCATGTCAAATGGAAGTTTAGATGCATATATTTTCG atCCTTCAAGAAATAAACtcttggattgggagaaacgatTCGGCATAATTGAAGGAATCGCTCGTGGACTACTCTACCTACATAGAGATTCCAGGCTAAAAATCATACATAGAGATTTGAAGGCAAGTAATATCTTACTAGATGAGGAAATGAATCCAAAAATATCGGACTTTGGTATGGCCAGAATCTTTGGAGTGAGTGAAGATCATGCCAACACACAAAGGATTGTCGGAACATA CGGTTATATGGCTCCAGAATATGCAATGCAAGGAGTATTTTCGGATAAATCAGACGTCTTTAGCTTTGGAGTTTTACTGATAGAGATTGTTTGTGGAAGAAGAAACTCAAGCTTTTACGAACATGAAAATTCTCTGACTCTCTTAGGATTT GCATGGACTCAATGGAGGGAAGGCAGTATTATATGTTTAATAGAACCAGAAATATATGATGAGAGTCATCATAAGAATATTTTGAGGTGCATACATATAGGACTTTTATGTGTACAAGAATCCGCTGTTGACAGGCCTACCATGGCGACAGTGATTTCTATGCTTAACAGTGAAATTATGGAACTTCCTCCTGCAAGACAACCTGCATTCTTACTGATGCAGAATATGATGAATACAGTGTGTTCTGAGGAAAGAAATGAAGTGTACTCAAATAATGCTGTGACTGTTACAGATCTTCATGGAAGATAG